From a single Lactococcus allomyrinae genomic region:
- the pyrE gene encoding orotate phosphoribosyltransferase translates to MSLSKNIAADLLKIKAVSLSPSQPFTWASGIQSPIYTDNRVTLAYPEVRTQIEKGFADLIKSEFPEVEVIAGTATAGIPHGAIIADYLKLPFAYIRSKPKDHGAGHQVEGRVARGQKMVVVEDLISTGGSVLEAVAAAEREGADVLGVVAIFTYELEKASIKFAEAGVKLATLTNYSELIEIAQETGYVTSHELALLKKFKENQETWLDVSE, encoded by the coding sequence ATGTCATTGTCAAAGAATATTGCAGCTGATTTATTAAAAATCAAGGCCGTTAGTTTGTCACCAAGTCAACCTTTTACTTGGGCTTCTGGTATTCAATCGCCAATTTATACGGACAATCGTGTTACACTTGCTTATCCAGAGGTACGGACACAGATTGAAAAAGGCTTTGCAGACTTGATCAAGTCAGAATTTCCAGAAGTTGAAGTCATTGCAGGTACGGCGACAGCTGGCATTCCGCATGGGGCAATTATTGCGGATTATTTGAAACTTCCTTTTGCTTATATTCGGAGCAAACCCAAAGACCACGGCGCAGGTCATCAAGTTGAAGGACGTGTAGCTAGGGGGCAAAAAATGGTTGTTGTTGAAGATTTAATTTCTACGGGAGGCTCAGTCTTGGAAGCAGTTGCTGCAGCTGAACGAGAAGGGGCAGATGTCCTCGGAGTAGTTGCAATTTTTACCTACGAATTGGAAAAAGCAAGTATAAAATTTGCCGAAGCTGGTGTTAAATTGGCGACACTTACCAACTACTCTGAATTGATTGAAATTGCTCAAGAAACGGGCTATGTTACTTCCCATGAACTTGCCTTGCTCAAGAAATTTAAAGAAAATCAAGAAACTTGGTTGGACGTGAGCGAATAA
- a CDS encoding dihydroorotase has product MYLLIKNGRVIDPKTRLDCVCDVLIQDKKIVKIGKSLSVEGIKIDEIIDATGLVVSPGLIDIHVHFREPGQTHKETIHTGAKSAAAGGFTTVVMMANTKPVLSTAEILRETLEIASQESIHIRAVASITQDFDGQQLTDFDQLLSVGAVGFSDDGIPLTNAGVLRSALTKALETDSLISIHEEDPNLIGTLGVNDGAVAHQCGFTGAPAVSEYSMVARDVMIAYDTNARLHVQHLSTAESVEVVRFAKKLGAKVTAEVTPQHFSITEQAVLEQGTNAKLNPPLRRNEDIAKIIEGLRDGTIDVIATDHAPHTHEEKAVELAKAPSGMIGLETSLQLGLTHLVAPGHLSLSDLLAKMTINPAQLYHFDAGYLAENASADLTIFDAHHDFTVPEYFDSKATNSPFSHQKVKGQVKFTICSGKVVYQQH; this is encoded by the coding sequence ATGTATTTGTTGATTAAAAACGGGCGTGTCATTGACCCAAAAACTAGACTAGATTGTGTTTGTGATGTTTTAATTCAAGATAAAAAAATTGTAAAAATCGGGAAGAGTTTGTCAGTTGAAGGGATTAAAATTGATGAGATTATTGATGCAACAGGATTGGTTGTATCGCCGGGGCTGATTGATATTCACGTTCATTTTAGAGAACCTGGACAAACGCATAAGGAAACAATTCATACAGGTGCCAAATCCGCTGCGGCTGGAGGTTTTACCACGGTTGTCATGATGGCAAATACAAAACCTGTGCTGTCAACGGCTGAAATTCTCCGTGAAACCTTAGAAATTGCTAGTCAGGAATCCATTCATATAAGAGCTGTTGCATCGATTACACAGGATTTTGATGGTCAGCAACTGACAGACTTCGACCAACTTCTGTCAGTAGGTGCTGTTGGTTTTTCTGATGACGGTATCCCTTTGACAAACGCTGGTGTATTACGGTCAGCACTGACAAAAGCTTTAGAAACTGACAGTTTAATTTCCATTCATGAAGAAGATCCAAATCTTATCGGAACTCTGGGAGTAAACGATGGTGCGGTCGCTCATCAATGCGGTTTTACGGGTGCACCTGCAGTTTCTGAATACAGTATGGTGGCGCGTGATGTCATGATTGCTTATGATACTAATGCTCGCCTTCATGTTCAACATTTATCAACAGCCGAATCTGTCGAAGTTGTTCGTTTTGCTAAAAAGTTGGGGGCGAAAGTGACTGCAGAAGTGACACCACAGCACTTCTCAATCACAGAGCAGGCGGTATTGGAGCAAGGAACAAATGCTAAGCTCAATCCACCTCTGCGTCGTAACGAGGATATTGCAAAAATCATTGAAGGTTTGCGAGACGGGACTATTGATGTCATTGCAACCGATCATGCGCCACATACCCATGAAGAAAAAGCTGTTGAGCTAGCAAAAGCGCCAAGTGGAATGATTGGTTTGGAAACTTCGTTGCAGCTTGGTTTGACTCATCTAGTAGCACCTGGTCATCTTAGCTTATCAGATTTACTTGCAAAAATGACAATCAATCCAGCGCAACTTTATCATTTTGATGCAGGTTATCTGGCAGAAAATGCTTCAGCTGACCTGACAATTTTTGATGCTCATCATGACTTCACGGTGCCAGAATACTTTGATTCTAAAGCGACAAACTCACCTTTCAGCCATCAAAAAGTTAAAGGGCAAGTAAAATTTACGATTTGCTCAGGAAAAGTTGTCTATCAACAACACTAA
- a CDS encoding DnaD domain-containing protein, whose product MNYYEEYSKGHLVLPSALLTHFNKLFPSSSDFLVWLYFFENSDVAPSEIASKIGSTPAEINHAIDRLAKFGAMKVTLIEIDGEMETFFDVSPAFKHLDELLNSDSSTNANEEIEGTLKELISLFEAEMGVISPVQMEELRAWLFEDNYEFALIKQALREAVLNRKVSLNYIKAILRNWKNEGIHSVQAVENRQIERQESRKMTPQKDFYIPMDGPWNN is encoded by the coding sequence ATGAATTATTATGAAGAATATAGCAAAGGACACTTGGTTTTGCCGAGCGCACTCTTGACACATTTCAATAAGCTTTTTCCTTCTAGCTCTGATTTTTTGGTTTGGCTTTATTTTTTTGAAAATAGTGACGTTGCTCCAAGCGAAATTGCTTCAAAAATTGGGAGTACACCTGCGGAAATTAATCACGCGATTGACCGTTTGGCGAAATTTGGAGCTATGAAAGTAACTTTGATAGAGATTGACGGTGAAATGGAGACTTTTTTTGATGTCAGTCCAGCTTTTAAACATTTGGATGAACTCCTTAACTCAGATAGTAGTACAAATGCGAATGAAGAAATTGAAGGGACACTCAAAGAGCTAATCAGTCTATTTGAAGCTGAAATGGGGGTGATTTCTCCAGTCCAGATGGAAGAATTACGGGCATGGCTATTTGAGGATAATTATGAATTTGCTTTAATTAAACAAGCACTTCGTGAGGCAGTCTTAAATCGGAAAGTTTCGTTAAACTACATCAAGGCGATTCTGCGAAATTGGAAAAATGAGGGGATTCACTCTGTTCAAGCAGTAGAAAATCGTCAGATTGAACGTCAAGAATCTAGAAAAATGACGCCACAGAAAGATTTTTATATTCCAATGGATGGTCCTTGGAATAACTGA
- the nth gene encoding endonuclease III yields MLSKKKYLEALEIIENMFPDAHGELVWETPFQLLIATILSAQATDKGVNKATPALFAAYPDAQTMAQADISDIESYIRTIGLYKTKAKNILKTAQILTEEFGDLLPNLPKDKKILQTLPGVGRKTANVVLAEAYGVPGIAVDTHVERVSKRLDIVPQKATVVEVEEKLMKFIPEEKWVQAHHHLIFFGRYHCTAKKPKCSECPVLEYCKFGKKYLENE; encoded by the coding sequence ATGTTAAGTAAGAAAAAATATTTAGAAGCCTTAGAAATCATTGAAAATATGTTTCCAGATGCACATGGAGAGTTAGTTTGGGAAACCCCTTTTCAATTGCTTATTGCAACAATCCTATCTGCCCAAGCGACAGATAAAGGAGTGAACAAGGCTACTCCTGCACTTTTTGCAGCTTATCCAGATGCTCAAACAATGGCACAAGCGGATATTTCTGATATTGAGTCATATATCAGAACCATCGGCCTTTATAAAACAAAGGCTAAAAATATCTTAAAAACTGCTCAGATATTGACAGAAGAGTTTGGTGACTTATTACCAAATCTTCCAAAAGATAAAAAAATTCTGCAAACTTTGCCTGGTGTCGGGCGTAAGACTGCTAATGTTGTCCTCGCAGAAGCTTATGGTGTACCTGGGATTGCAGTTGATACTCATGTTGAGCGCGTATCTAAAAGATTAGATATTGTTCCCCAAAAAGCGACAGTAGTAGAAGTTGAAGAAAAGTTAATGAAGTTTATCCCAGAGGAGAAGTGGGTTCAAGCACATCATCATCTTATATTTTTTGGTCGTTATCACTGCACAGCTAAAAAACCGAAGTGTTCAGAATGTCCAGTGTTAGAGTATTGTAAGTTTGGAAAGAAGTATTTAGAGAATGAATGA
- a CDS encoding tRNA (adenine(22)-N(1))-methyltransferase produces MNEIRLSQRLQSVADFVSKGARVADIGSDHAYLPAYLVQEGTIDFAVAGEVVEGPFNIAKNHINDINLHNKIDVRLANGLAAIEKDDQIDNIVIAGMGGILISEILGADIKKLKQVKRLILQPNNHEDTLRQWLDNQGFKIVDEKILLEAGKFYEIIVAESTDCFTENSVSTDGRLSVKELIFGPKLLLEKSDIFCKKWEKERDTLNKILKRLPEEQVIKRVELQEQKQKIEEILK; encoded by the coding sequence ATGAATGAAATTAGATTATCACAGCGACTTCAATCAGTCGCTGATTTTGTGTCAAAAGGGGCAAGAGTTGCAGATATTGGTTCTGACCATGCCTATCTACCGGCTTATTTGGTACAAGAGGGAACGATTGATTTTGCAGTCGCTGGAGAAGTTGTTGAGGGTCCGTTTAATATCGCCAAGAATCACATTAATGATATAAATTTACATAATAAAATAGATGTAAGATTAGCAAATGGACTTGCTGCAATAGAAAAAGATGACCAAATTGATAATATTGTCATCGCAGGGATGGGGGGGATTTTAATTTCTGAAATTTTGGGTGCTGACATAAAAAAGTTAAAACAAGTAAAACGATTGATTTTACAACCTAATAATCATGAAGATACCTTACGCCAATGGCTTGATAATCAGGGATTTAAGATAGTTGATGAAAAAATTCTGCTAGAAGCGGGTAAATTTTATGAAATTATTGTAGCAGAGTCTACTGATTGTTTTACTGAAAATTCTGTCAGTACTGACGGAAGACTGTCAGTGAAGGAATTGATTTTTGGTCCTAAATTACTACTTGAGAAATCAGACATTTTTTGTAAAAAATGGGAAAAAGAACGAGATACTTTAAATAAAATACTGAAAAGATTGCCTGAAGAACAAGTTATAAAACGTGTTGAACTCCAAGAACAAAAACAAAAAATTGAGGAGATACTCAAATGA
- a CDS encoding Nif3-like dinuclear metal center hexameric protein, whose translation MKLADFIAKYELFCPKELAVEGDPVGLQVGNPDKEVKKVLVTLDIREQTVQEAIDLGVDVIFAKHPLIFRALEALTTLDEQQKLVLDLVSSGIAVYTSHTNIDVVKGGLNDYFCELLGMTDIEVLDDDEGVGRIGNLPLTTLSALTEKVKTVFNLERLRIVTYHHDMLEKITRLALCGGSGGKFWPIAKEKGADVYLTGDIYYHAGHDMLSRGLLGIDPGHYIEKAFIPLVAEKMRSFETDVEIIESKVNTNPFYDI comes from the coding sequence ATGAAATTAGCAGATTTTATAGCAAAATATGAGTTGTTTTGTCCAAAAGAACTTGCAGTAGAGGGTGATCCTGTAGGATTACAAGTGGGTAATCCTGATAAAGAGGTTAAAAAAGTTCTTGTGACACTAGATATTAGAGAGCAAACGGTTCAAGAGGCGATTGATTTAGGAGTCGATGTAATTTTTGCGAAGCATCCGTTGATTTTTAGAGCTTTGGAAGCTTTGACTACGCTTGATGAGCAGCAGAAACTTGTTTTAGATTTGGTAAGTTCAGGGATTGCAGTCTATACAAGTCACACTAATATTGATGTCGTTAAAGGTGGATTGAACGATTATTTTTGTGAACTTTTAGGGATGACAGATATTGAAGTTCTAGATGATGATGAAGGTGTTGGACGCATTGGGAATCTTCCGCTGACAACTCTGTCAGCACTGACAGAAAAAGTGAAAACGGTCTTCAATCTTGAACGGCTGAGGATAGTAACTTATCATCATGATATGCTGGAAAAAATTACTCGACTTGCGCTATGTGGTGGCTCTGGCGGTAAATTTTGGCCAATTGCAAAAGAAAAGGGAGCTGATGTGTATTTAACAGGGGATATTTATTATCATGCAGGTCATGATATGCTTTCTAGAGGACTTCTAGGTATTGATCCCGGTCATTATATTGAAAAAGCTTTTATTCCATTAGTTGCGGAAAAAATGCGTAGTTTTGAGACAGATGTTGAAATAATTGAAAGTAAAGTGAATACCAATCCCTTTTATGATATATAA
- a CDS encoding iron-sulfur cluster biosynthesis family protein produces MKITFDEKTADKIRALGDVELVFDFDHTLSEKNTEVDACAGGISRYRIVAVEKGNVPKEFDAHIDSEFGPIYYKGYGSYFFHDNMTTSINTSYNLIELKSPAELLSPNLLIVDFRGKTSVTY; encoded by the coding sequence ATGAAAATTACATTTGATGAAAAGACAGCTGATAAAATCAGAGCACTCGGAGATGTTGAACTTGTTTTTGATTTCGACCATACTCTGAGTGAAAAAAATACGGAAGTTGATGCTTGTGCCGGTGGTATTTCACGCTATCGGATTGTTGCCGTTGAAAAAGGAAATGTCCCTAAAGAATTTGATGCACATATTGATTCAGAGTTTGGTCCTATCTACTATAAAGGATATGGTTCTTACTTCTTTCACGATAATATGACAACGAGTATCAACACTTCTTATAATCTTATTGAACTTAAAAGCCCTGCAGAACTACTTAGTCCCAATCTTCTGATTGTTGATTTTCGTGGTAAAACAAGTGTTACTTATTAA
- the yidA gene encoding sugar-phosphatase encodes MIKLVAIDLDGTLLNPNRQITDEVKLAVAKAKEVGVKIVITTGRPLPGVTDILKTLGLTEQSDYVITYNGALVQRATGEEFIKETLAAEDWLDLDAAARKIGLPIHAITRKGIYTPNRDLGKYTVHEAQMVNMPLYFRQPEEIAALEIAKVMMVDEPEALDDGIAYLPFEFFERYNMVKSTPYYLEFMNKKASKGSAVKHLAEKLYLDLDEIMAIGDEENDRSMLEVAGHPVVMENGKAELKKIAKHITKSNAESGVAHAINEWVLKDYN; translated from the coding sequence ATGATTAAACTTGTAGCAATTGACCTTGACGGAACTCTCCTCAATCCTAATCGGCAAATTACTGATGAAGTGAAATTAGCTGTCGCTAAAGCAAAAGAAGTCGGTGTCAAAATTGTTATTACAACTGGACGTCCTCTACCTGGTGTTACTGATATTCTCAAAACTTTAGGCTTGACTGAACAAAGTGACTATGTTATCACATATAATGGCGCTCTAGTTCAAAGAGCAACTGGTGAGGAGTTTATCAAAGAAACATTGGCTGCTGAGGATTGGCTTGACCTTGATGCTGCTGCTAGAAAAATTGGATTACCAATTCATGCCATCACCCGAAAGGGAATTTATACACCTAATAGAGACCTCGGAAAATACACTGTTCATGAAGCTCAAATGGTTAATATGCCTCTTTATTTCCGTCAACCAGAAGAAATCGCGGCACTAGAAATTGCAAAAGTTATGATGGTTGATGAACCCGAAGCTCTGGATGATGGTATCGCCTACCTCCCATTTGAATTTTTTGAACGATACAACATGGTAAAGTCGACGCCTTATTACCTTGAATTTATGAATAAAAAAGCAAGTAAAGGCTCTGCTGTAAAGCATTTAGCTGAGAAACTTTATCTTGATTTGGATGAAATTATGGCAATTGGTGATGAAGAAAATGACCGTTCTATGCTTGAAGTTGCTGGACATCCAGTAGTCATGGAAAATGGTAAAGCTGAACTCAAAAAAATTGCAAAACATATCACTAAGTCAAATGCAGAATCTGGGGTAGCTCACGCTATCAATGAATGGGTGCTTAAAGATTATAACTAA